A part of Saccharomyces cerevisiae S288C chromosome XIV, complete sequence genomic DNA contains:
- the APC1 gene encoding anaphase promoting complex subunit 1 (Largest subunit of the Anaphase-Promoting Complex/Cyclosome; APC/C is a ubiquitin-protein ligase required for degradation of anaphase inhibitors, including mitotic cyclins, during the metaphase/anaphase transition; component of the platform domain of the APC/C, based on structural analysis; localizes to nuclear foci that become diffuse upon DNA replication stress) → MTSKPSTRNDYLPRETHNGEYTGDSPEWQLQINITNKIGGINGDIWLSRDGRSVKWCIEDQCLRQFTYNQKIIKAGYIDFEKTPDCFVVVLSDIAHVYMLKNGGSTTVCFPFQIGNAFWYANGVILERETSASFMDGGYDLKPIEFDLKHKYITLTDPMAPFGLISITNTFKGGINSASGNKTDILQDFQLVLFPSDKDKCIAVFLDRNSKVLRFYYSRILSSDQSRKGELTISSTKKTGLDAAGNSQKSGGISKDLRKFSHLTRRSTSINSNSHDFNAAERVLSGNVGNASGRTDIFALPSSCSRRSLSATLDRMGNNIAPTNRAAPSGFFDSSSANTATHSNITPVSQPMQQQQQEYLNQTATSSKDIVLTEISSLKLPDDIIFTSRRLSSILSKLKFLSLRFERREGLLIFHEPTHFCKIWLIDLLPDVLDSIPFKIYGNSPQNMIRLENLKLKEPSRIQAMYIHELLESCLILVSEGQNKEEYKACLYDPFVKITSPSKNISEELTKQNSLPSLQKLFPYPETSFTKLCFEAVKYITSPAFNISFIFLWQSAYSILLSRANDDVVGGLKMEHDAFSLVLSLLILPIPSSSAQEYQEYKEIYERDLFQHLKQDSEITSSVLPRIVIGLHLIREEYSLNVLCRNEHALLGQFLRFATAAMGWPDLWQSYYVPKMDSESKTFLHPREQNSTFFHPLDEPPSITKSLYSITENSSIPLCPFISFSRLVATDTQVELRITPRSFKILGLYELVHSPNFLPDYVLGILSSFKVDKDELQTYPLGILVPLQNILKILEDKLSEVRDNLELLDRADLQRCSAIINSIRSDSKEVLKRGQRDSYMLCKVPLAKNRSSLSKKPSDIYSILSEIVKSASQVPLDGSAMRMSNIQDDEDIDEGRSLKLNAGLIFSEDKRFTHVVSLLAYYRPTKTQFFTTKTEYAQILAQKKYFAKIMALRTCTNGVGWGAVAYATEKPISTQKWVIQPLNLISVFPDDTKITVKAPEDIAHDIVEWGQFHAGVSSGLRISKKATGITGSWIAFNKPKELDAYHGGFLLGLGLNGHLKNLEEWHIYNYLSPRNTHISIGLLLGMSSSMKGSMDSKLIKVISVHLVAFLPSGSSDLNIDLKLQTAGIIGMGMLYLNSRHKRMSDSIFAQLVSLLNVNDEMVADEEYRLAAGISLGLINLGAGQTKLRKWDSSLLGLGDDLPEDVYDSSDVEQNVMYEDLTTKLLEIVTSTYDVENDWIPENSQIGAVIAIMFLFLKSNNFGISNMLKVDLKEILKANINTRPELLMYREWASNMILWEFIGDDLSFIMKDVDIGVKFSELNTDLLPIYYTMAGRILAMGIRFASTGNLKIRNILLSLVDKFLPLYQYPGKQNLDFRLTISVINVLTNVIVVSLSMVMCASGDLEVLRRVKYLHEVASGPYSDLFQEIPSSKSDVSGVTQVTSNTNTPGNSDRERVDETAASLDDERSSNGSDISDPTAYLEDKKDIDDHYGKFISTNLALGFLFLGSGQYALNTSTLESIAFLSMSVLPTYTTPHPLQELKHFWSMAVEPRCLVIKDISTGDAVNNVPIELVVEEDVEKEEVIREISTPCLLPDFSKIKSIRVKMHGYFPLEVNFTKDYSASDFFSGGTIIYIQRKSESVFENKASFRNVEDIHVALKRKAAESKNYSRLNLKNEQGNTTSSQLVESLGIQDLTMVELDTLLSAGNNTALTDSESYNLGLLCSDKNSGDILDCQLELWYKSFGPHDE, encoded by the coding sequence ATGACTTCTAAGCCGTCTACTAGAAATGATTATTTACCAAGGGAAACTCACAATGGCGAATATACTGGTGATTCTCCCGAATGGCAGTTGCAGATTAATATCACAAACAAAATAGGTGGTATAAATGGAGATATTTGGTTGTCAAGGGACGGAAGGAGTGTTAAATGGTGTATTGAAGACCAGTGCTTACGTCAGTTTACTTATAATCAAAAGATCATCAAAGCTGGGTacattgattttgaaaagacaCCAGATTGTTTTGTGGTAGTTCTCTCTGATATTGCGCATGTATAtatgttgaaaaatgggGGTTCTACGACTGTATGTTTCCCATTCCAGATAGGTAATGCATTCTGGTATGCAAATGGAGTAATTTTAGAGAGAGAGACTTCAGCGTCCTTCATGGATGGTGGCTACGATTTAAAACCCATTGAGTTCGATTTAAAACATAAATACATCACTTTGACGGATCCGATGGCGCCTTTCGGCTTGATTTCGATCACAAATACCTTTAAAGGCGGTATAAATAGCGCTTCAGGTAACAAAACGGATATCCTGCAAGACTTTCAGCTCGTGCTCTTCCCGAGTGACAAGGACAAGTGTATAGCTGTTTTTTTAGATCGAAATTCCAAAGTGTTGCGATTTTATTACAGTAGAATTCTATCATCAGATCAGTCACGGAAGGGAGAGCTAACAATTTCCTCGACCAAAAAAACAGGTTTGGACGCAGCAGGCAATAGCCAAAAGAGTGGCGGGATTAGCAAAGATTTGCGTAAGTTTTCACATTTGACGCGCCGGTCGACGTCTATAAACTCTAACTCTCATGATTTCAATGCAGCCGAAAGAGTACTTAGTGGCAATGTTGGCAACGCTTCAGGCAGAACAGATATTTTCGCTttaccttcttcttgttcaaGAAGGAGCTTATCTGCGACCCTAGATAGAATGGGGAACAATATTGCCCCGACCAATAGAGCTGCACCTTCTGGATTTTTTGACTCGTCATCAGCAAATACTGCTACTCACTCTAATATAACGCCTGTATCACAACCAatgcaacagcaacagcaagAATATTTGAACCAAACAGCGACCTCTTCTAAGGATATTGTTTTGACGGAAATATCGTCTTTGAAATTACCGGATGATATCATTTTTACTTCACGACGCTTGAGCTCTATTTTAAGTAAATTAAAGTTCCTATCGTTGAGATTTGAACGTCGAGAAGGACTTTTAATATTTCATGAGCCCACACATTTCTGCAAAATCTGGTTGATTGATCTTTTACCCGATGTTCTGGATTCTATTCCATTCAAAATATACGGGAACTCTCCGCAAAACATGATCAGACTAGAGAACTTAAAGCTTAAGGAACCCTCAAGAATACAAGCTATGTATATTCATGAACTCCTTGAAAGTTGCCTGATTTTGGTGTCGGAGGGACAGAATAAGGAAGAATACAAAGCATGTCTATATGACCCCTTCGTTAAAATTACATCCCCTTCCAAAAATATCTCCGAAGAGCTCACTAAACAAAATTCTCTTCCTTCCTTACAGAAACTATTCCCTTATCCCGAGACTAGTTTCACCAAACTGTGCTTCGAAGCCGTCAAGTATATTACTTCTCCTGCATTCaatatttcatttataTTTCTATGGCAATCTGCATATTCGATACTTCTTTCAAGGGCTAACGACGACGTAGTTGGGGGTTTGAAAATGGAGCACGATGCTTTTTCACTGGTTCTTTCATTGCTGATTTTACCGATACCTAGCTCCTCTGCTCAAGAATACCAGGAGtacaaagaaatatatgaaCGCGACCTGTTTCAGCATTTAAAGCAGGACTCAGAAATAACAAGCTCTGTGCTACCAAGAATTGTTATTGGATTGCATTTAATAAGGGAGGAATATTCCCTGAATGTATTGTGTCGAAATGAGCATGCGTTGTTAGGACAGTTTCTAAGATTCGCTACTGCCGCGATGGGCTGGCCTGATCTGTGGCAATCTTACTATGTACCGAAAATGGATTCAGAATCGAAAACTTTCCTACATCCAAGGGAACAAAAttccactttttttcatcccTTAGATGAACCGCCATCGATTACCAAGTCGTTATACAGCATAACTGAAAACAGTTCAATACCATTATGTCCGTTCATTAGTTTCTCGAGACTTGTTGCAACCGATACACAGGTCGAATTACGCATTACTCCAAGaagtttcaaaatcttgGGCTTGTATGAACTCGTACACtctccaaattttttaccGGATTATGTTTTAGGCATCCTTTCCAGCTTTAAAGTGGATAAAGACGAGTTACAAACATATCCCTTAGGCATTTTGGTGCCTTTACAAAacattttaaaaattctgGAAGATAAGCTATCTGAAGTAAGAGACAACTTGGAGTTATTAGATAGGGCCGATTTACAAAGGTGTAGTGCCATTATCAATAGTATAAGAAGTGATTCTAAAGAAGTTCTCAAAAGAGGCCAAAGAGATAGTTATATGTTATGCAAAGTGCCACTCGCCAAGAACAGAAGCTCTTTGTCTAAGAAGCCCAGTGACATATATTCAATATTATCCGAGATTGTGAAAAGTGCAAGTCAAGTTCCACTGGATGGATCAGCTATGAGGATGTCGAATATTCaggatgatgaagatattgatgaagGTCGATCTCTCAAATTAAATGCAGGActgattttttcagaagATAAAAGATTTACTCATGTTGTATCACTATTAGCTTATTACAGGCCCACAAAAACTCAATTTTTTACCACCAAGACAGAATATGCCCAGATACTAgctcaaaagaaatatttcgCTAAAATCATGGCTTTGAGGACATGTACAAATGGTGTTGGCTGGGGTGCAGTGGCATATGCAACAGAAAAACCAATATCTACCCAAAAATGGGTCATTCAACCCCTCAACTTAATTTCCGTGTTTCCTGATGACACAAAGATAACTGTGAAAGCTCCAGAAGATATAGCACACGATATTGTGGAGTGGGGGCAATTTCATGCCGGTGTTAGCTCCGGCCTCCGTATCTCAAAGAAGGCAACTGGAATTACAGGTAGTTGGATTGCATTTAATAAGCCAAAAGAACTAGATGCTTATCACGGTGGTTTCCTTCTCGGACTGGGACTTAATGGgcatttgaagaatttagAGGAATGGCATATATACAATTATCTAAGCCCCAGAAATACTCACATAAGTATTGGGTTACTTTTGGGAATGAGTTCAAGTATGAAAGGTAGTATGGACTCTAAACTAATCAAAGTTATTAGTGTACACCTAGTGGCCTTTCTTCCAAGCGGATCTAGCGATTTGAATATAGATCTAAAACTACAAACTGCTGGTATTATAGGGATGGGTATGTTATATTTAAACTCAAGGCATAAACGAATGAGCGATTCAATTTTTGCCCAGCTGGTGTCACTGCTCAATGTAAATGATGAAATGGTTGCTGACGAAGAATATCGATTAGCAGCGGGTATATCGCTGGGCCTCATAAACCTAGGGGCTGGTCAGACGAAACTGAGAAAGTGGGATTCATCATTGTTGGGCTTGGGGGACGATCTTCCGGAAGATGTTTATGACTCTAGTGATGTTGAACAAAATGTAATGTATGAAGACCTGACTACGAAGTTATTAGAGATCGTCACAAGCACATATGATGTAGAAAACGATTGGATACCAGAGAATTCGCAAATTGGCGCAGTAATTGCAATcatgtttttatttttgaagtcaaacaattttggaatttcCAACATGCTTAAAGTTGACTTAAAGGAAATATTAAAAGCAAATATTAACACCCGCCCTGAATTATTAATGTACCGAGAATGGGCATCCAATATGATTTTATGGGAATTTATAGGCGACGACCTATCGTTCATCATGAAAGATGTTGATATTGGAGTAAAATTTAGTGAACTTAATACCGATTTGCTTCCTATATATTACACTATGGCGGGTAGGATCTTAGCCATGGGTATTAGATTTGCCTCTACtggaaatttgaaaattcgGAATATACTGCTTTCTCTCGTTGATAAGTTTCTGCCTCTTTATCAGTACCCAGGAAAGCAGAATCTAGACTTTAGGTTGACAATTTCTGTTATTAACGTTTTAACTAATGTCATCGTTGTTTCTTTGAGCATGGTTATGTGTGCCAGTGGCGATTTAGAAGTTTTGAGGAGGGTCAAATATCTTCATGAAGTTGCATCTGGTCCATATTCAGACttatttcaagaaattccTAGTTCTAAAAGTGATGTTTCAGGTGTAACACAGGTGACTTCAAACACTAACACGCCTGGAAATAGTGATCGTGAAAGGGTTGATGAGACCGCTGCTTCTCTCGATGACGAAAGGTCCTCAAATGGCAGTGATATTAGTGATCCAACAGCATATCTAGAAGACAAAAAGGATATAGATGACCATTACGGTAAGTTTATTTCGACAAATCTTGCACtgggttttcttttccttggGTCTGGACAATACGCTCTCAATACTTCTACTTTAGAATCTATCGCTTTCTTAAGCATGTCCGTTTTACCCACATATACAACTCCACATCCCTTACAAGAATTGAAGCATTTCTGGAGCATGGCTGTAGAGCCTCGTTGCCTTGTTATAAAGGACATTTCCACTGGTGACGCAGTAAACAACGTTCCTATTGAATTGGTGGTCGAGGAAGACGtcgaaaaagaagaagtaatAAGAGAGATATCAACACCTTGCCTGCTTCCTGATTTCTCCAAAATTAAATCTATTAGGGTAAAAATGCATGGTTACTTTCCACTGGAAGTAAATTTCACTAAGGACTACTCAGcttctgatttttttagtgGCGGTACaattatttatatacaaaGAAAATCCGAAAGTGTTTTCGAGAACAAAGCCTCTTTTAGGAACGTAGAAGATATTCATGTGGCACTCAAAAGAAAGGCAGCAGAATctaaaaattattcaagaTTAAACctaaaaaatgaacaagGAAATACCACCTCTTCGCAACTGGTTGAAAGTTTGGGTATTCAAGATTTGACAATGGTGGAACTCGATACTCTTTTGAGTGCAGGAAATAATACAGCATTAACGGATTCAGAATCTTATAATTTAGGTTTGCTGTGTTCAGATAAAAACAGTGGAGATATTTTGGATTGCCAACTCGAATTGTGGTACAAAAGCTTTGGACCACATGATGAATAA
- the PSD1 gene encoding phosphatidylserine decarboxylase 1 (Phosphatidylserine decarboxylase of the mitochondrial inner membrane; converts phosphatidylserine to phosphatidylethanolamine; regulates mitochondrial fusion and morphology; partly exposed to the mitochondrial intermembrane space; ER-localized fraction is involved in formation of lipid droplets; autocatalytically processed), translating into MSIMPVKNALAQGRTLLMGRMPAVKFSTRMQLRNRTAVLWNRKFSTRLFVQQRRSSGEIVDRAKAAAANSGRKQVSMKWVVLTSFTIVLGTILLVSRNDSTEEDATEGKKGRRTRKIKIFNNNWLFFCYSTLPLNAMSRLWGQVNSLTLPIWVRPWGYRLYSFLFGVNLDEMEDPDLTHYANLSEFFYRNIKPGTRPVAQGEDVIASPSDGKILQVGIINSETGEIEQVKGMTYSIKEFLGTHSHPLMSKSASSLDLTSDEEKHREFARVNRIQLAGSEDTEQPLLNFKNEGDQSVREFKPSVSKNIHLLSQLSLNYFSNGFSCSEPHDTELFFAVIYLAPGDYHHFHSPVDWVCKVRRHFPGDLFSVAPYFQRNFPNLFVLNERVALLGSWKYGFFSMTPVGATNVGSIKLNFDQEFVTNSKSDKHLEPHTCYQAVYENASKILGGMPLVKGEEMGGFELGSTVVLCFEAPTEFKFDVRVGDKVKMGQKLGIIGKNDLK; encoded by the coding sequence ATGTCAATTATGCCAGTTAAGAACGCCTTGGCGCAAGGGAGGACGCTCCTCATGGGGAGGATGCCTGCTGTAAAGTTTTCTACAAGAATGCAATTAAGAAATAGAACTGCGGTGCTATGGAATAGAAAGTTTTCCACGCGTCTTTTCGTTCAGCAACGACGCAGTTCTGGAGAGATTGTGGATCGTGCCAAAGCTGCTGCCGCAAATAGCGGAAGAAAACAGGTCTCCATGAAATGGGTTGTTTTAACTAGTTTCACCATTGTTCTAGGAACCATTTTACTAGTGTCAAGGAATGATAGTACAGAGGAGGATGCTACAGAGGGCAAAAAAGGGAGAAGgacaagaaaaatcaaaatatttaacAATAATTGGCTCTTTTTCTGCTATTCTACTTTACCGCTGAATGCGATGTCTCGATTATGGGGCCAAGTAAATTCTCTTACGTTACCCATTTGGGTTAGACCATGGGGTTACAGGTTatattctttcctttttggaGTTAACTTGGACGAGATGGAAGATCCTGATTTGACACATTATGCAAATTTATCCGAATTTTTCTATCGTAACATAAAACCAGGCACACGTCCAGTAGCACAAGGCGAAGACGTTATAGCTTCTCCAAGTGATGGAAAGATTTTACAAGTTGGTATAATCAACTCTGAAACTGGCGAAATCGAACAAGTCAAGGGAATGACATAttccatcaaagaattcCTTGGCACTCACTCCCACCCCTTGATGTCTAAGAGTGCATCTAGTCTAGATTTGACTTCTGATGAGGAAAAGCATAGAGAATTCGCCAGGGTAAATAGAATACAATTAGCGGGTTCCGAAGACACTGAACAGCCTCTTCTTAACTTTAAAAACGAGGGCGATCAATCTGTTCGAGAGTTCAAACCAAGTGTGTCCAAAAATATACATCTTTTAAGTCAACTTTCTTTAAACTACTTCTCTAATGGGTTTTCGTGCTCTGAGCCTCATGATACGGAACTTTTCTTTGCCGTCATTTATTTGGCTCCCGGTGATTACCATCATTTCCACTCTCCAGTTGACTGGGTTTGTAAGGTTCGCCGCCATTTCCCAGGTGATTTATTCTCCGTGGCACCTTATTTCCAGCGTAACTTCCCTAATCTTTTCGTTCTAAATGAAAGAGTTGCTTTGTTGGGTAGTTGGAAGTACGGATTTTTTAGCATGACTCCTGTTGGTGCAACAAATGTTGGTTCAATCAAGTTGAATTTTGATCAAGAATTTGtgacaaattcaaagaGCGACAAACACTTGGAACCACATACCTGCTACCAGGCAGTATATGAGAATGCAAGTAAAATATTGGGAGGGATGCCTTTGGTTAAGGGTGAAGAAATGGGTGGCTTTGAATTGGGTAGCACTGTTGTACTTTGTTTTGAAGCTCCCACTGAATTTAAGTTCGATGTTAGGGTTGGTGATAAGGTTAAGATGGGACAGAAATTAGGCATAATTGGAAAGAATGATTTAAAATGA
- the FMP41 gene encoding Fmp41p (hypothetical protein; GFP-fusion protein is induced in response to the DNA-damaging agent MMS; the authentic, non-tagged protein is detected in highly purified mitochondria in high-throughput studies), with amino-acid sequence MSYNYLKAARKIICIGRNYAAHIKELNNSTPKQPFFFLKPTSSIVTPLSSSLVKTTRPANSTFNGLNEDGTNPGPIFIPRGVKVHHEIELALIVSKHLSNVTKMKPEEVYDSISGVALALDLTARNVQDEAKKKGLPWTISKGFDTFMPISAIVSREKFSSYKSNLQDIFRVKCSVNGQLRQDGGTNLMLHPLHKILQHISTMISLEPGDIILTGTPAGVGELKPGDRVHCELLQNNDNIVDMNFECENRPGPYEFRET; translated from the coding sequence ATGAGCTACAATTATTTGAAGGCAGctagaaaaattatatgCATTGGGCGTAATTACGCAGCGCATATCAAAGAGCTGAACAATTCAACTCCAAAACAACCgttttttttcctaaaACCAACCTCGAGTATTGTGACACCATTGTCTTCATCATTGGTCAAGACCACTAGACCTGCAAACTCGACTTTCAATGGTTTAAATGAAGACGGAACTAACCCCGGGCCCATTTTTATCCCACGCGGTGTGAAGGTTCATCACGAAATTGAGTTGGCATTGATTGTGAGCAAACATTTGTCCAATGTCACTAAGATGAAACCCGAAGAAGTCTATGACTCTATTAGTGGTGTAGCTCTAGCATTGGATCTTACAGCAAGAAATGTCCAAGATGAAGCCAAAAAGAAGGGGCTACCTTGGACTATAAGCAAGGGTTTTGACACCTTCATGCCAATCTCTGCTATAGTCTCCCGCGAGAAGTTCTCATCCTACAAATCAAACTTACAGGATATTTTCAGAGTCAAGTGCTCTGTTAACGGACAGTTGAGACAAGATGGTGGTACTAACCTCATGTTGCACCCACTCCATAAAATACTGCAACACATATCTACCATGATATCTCTGGAACCGGGTGATATCATTTTGACTGGTACACCTGCAGGTGTAGGCGAGTTAAAGCCTGGTGACCGTGTTCACTGTGAGCTATTGCAGAATAATGACAATATTGTCGACATGAACTTCGAATGTGAAAATCGGCCGGGACCATATGAATTTAGAGAAACATAA